Part of the Notamacropus eugenii isolate mMacEug1 chromosome 5, mMacEug1.pri_v2, whole genome shotgun sequence genome is shown below.
CTCTCCTGATATAGATGGGATGTCTGGTATTATTCTCAAAGGGGTGTAATGGTTCCAGAAATTTATGAAAATTTCAATACCAATAAATCATTTCAGTAGTAACCATCACAGAATTTCAAGTCGTTTCTGAATCTGAGGTTTACCAAAGATTCCCATCCAATTCAGAACTCCATATTATTAAGAACCACTAATTGGTTGACTATAATATAACATTTTCTATGGTTTATAATTTTTACACTTGTAAAACTATTACAACACACAAAAATATTACTATATTAATCTGAActtaaagaactatatgaatactattattatttaatatagtaGATTTCTAACTGAATTTTCTGAAAACTTTACAGTTAAAGTATTTTGCTTACAAATACAGCCATTTTATAGTTATTAAGCTATTATTTACCTAGAATCTTACAACCACAAAATTGGAAGGAACTGTAAGGGTCATCTAGTATACCCTCCTACCTCAGAAATGATTCCCCACTACAATATCCTTTAAACATGAAAATCTGGACTTGGACACATCAGAAAAAGGGACTTCAATATGTAATGAAACAAATTACACGTTTGGACATTGAGCCATTTTTCCAAATTATAACATACTCAAATCTTATCAGCATAAAATTAAAAACCAATAGCAGAAGTATCAGTGTGCATGTGGGAAAAAAGTGACAAGATGAATAAATGGAATGGGGTGAAAATGGGGAGTAGAAGTTATCGTGCTATGAGTTTAGTAAGTACTAACATTGTTTTAgggcaacaaaagaaaaaaataaataaattgcattCAAAGATATTCTGTGaccaaaagaaagacaaaggaagaaaaagacaaccCCATTGCATGATTCCCTGATCAGACAATGCGTAAAAAAAGACTACAACGAACTGGAATGTCCAGAGGATAACTACCCTggtaaattttatgtaataattGATTTAAAGTTATTTATCATGAAGAAGGGAATACTTGTCTGGGGGAGTGGGAAAGACATATTTGAAGAAGTGTTACATAGAAGAAGCAAGAAATTGTTTTCCTTGCTTTGAGATAACAGAAATAAGATTAATACATGGTAGAGGCAGAGGGAGATGTTTACTTCATTTAAGAAAACTCTTTCTCAGAAATAGAGTTATCTTATAACCTCGATATTATTGGTCACTTTACGAAAAAATAGAACAGAATCAAATAATTTCCTTTCACAGCTTTATCTACATCAAGTTTTCAATAAAACCAGAAGTGGAGGCAATCCAAAGTATAAAAGTGGAAATTgaaattacatgaaattgaaatttttttgtcATGAACAAAATTATTGCCACTAACATAAAAGGGAATATAATAATGTAGAAAATTTTTTACatacaatattttaatattattctgatactttaaaaaaataattaacaagcatttcttaagtactcgCTATAGCTATTCAAGGTACATAGTCACATAACAAAAGCTTACTTATCCAAAGTATGTAGGAATGAGACCCACTTTCCAATCTTTAAGTGGTCAATGTATCTTGAAAAAACGTCTCAAAAGAAGAGTTGCAAACTATTAACTAGAATATTAAAATGTTGCATCTCcctactaataagagaaatataaatcacaACTCAAAGCATCCAGAAAATTGGCATAGAtcagaaaagatgggaatagggggtcggagccaagatggtggagtagaaagactcacatacacatagctccgaacccacaacccatagaacaactacaaagaagtaactcacggcgaattctgcactcagaggccacagaacattggagcaagggagatttctgttctggagagacctgcaaacctttcgcaaaaggtccgtcatgctgcagacgtggagcccagcccagacctgccgcggccacagcaccaagaggtacagatgcgaggaggcttcagggacgggatctccagtggccacacaaatCCCTCCACCcgcaggtgacgggggtctgtgagagagtctctttggcgggtcgagggggcaGTGGGGTGCCCCGATAACTCAGGCTCATGCGGGAGGCCACACCGGAGACTGGAGCAGACCttggctccccaagcaggcaggagcctggatccattgttgaaggtctgtgcataaactccctgagggaactgagcctgagaggtggccctgccccaacctgagcatctgaacttaatctcacactgaatagcagccctgcccccgcccaaagccctgaggctggaagcagcatttgaatctcagaccccaaatgctggctgggaggatcaggaggcaaggtgggtgtgaggagaatattcagagctgaagtcactggctgggaaaatgcccagaaaagggaaaagaaataagcctatagaaggttactttcttggggaacaggcatttcctcccttcctttctgatgaggaagaacaatgcttaccatcaggcaaagacacagaaatcaaggcttctgtgtcccagcccacccaatgggctcaggccatggaagagctcaaaaagaattttgaaaatcaagtgagagacatgaagtcaaagcatgaacagcagatcagctccctgctaaaggagatccaaaaaaatgttgaagaaaataacaccttgaaaactagcctaactcaattggcaaaagaggttcaaaaagtcaatgaggagaagaatgctttcaaaagcagaattagccaaatggaaaaggagattcaaaggctcactgaagaaaatagttctttcaaaattagaatggcacagatggaggctaaggactttatgagaaagcaagaaatcacagaacaaagccagaagaatggaaaaatggaagataatgtgaaatatctcactggaaaaacaacagacctggaaaatagatccaggagagacaattcaaaaattatgggactacctgaaagccacaatcaaaaaaagagcttagacatcatctttcatgaaattatcaaggaaaactgccctgagattctagaaccagagggcaaaataaatattcaagtaatccacagaacaccgcctgaaagagatccaaaaagagaaactcttgggaacattgtggccaaattccagagttccctggtcaaggagaaaatattgcaagcagctagaaagaaacaattcaagtattgtggaaatacaatcaggataacacaagatctagcagcctctacattaagggattgaagggcatggaataggatattccagaagtcaaaggaactaggactaaaaccaagaatcacctacccagcaaaactgagtataatacttcaggggaaaaattggtctttcaatgaaatagaggattttcaagcatttttgatgaaaagaccagagctgaaaagaaaatttgactttcaaacacaagaatgaagagaaccatgaaaaggtgaacagcaaagagaagtcataagggacttactaaagttgaactgtttacgttcctacatggaaagacaatatttgtaactcttgaaacatttcagtatctgggtactgggtgggattacacatgcacacacgctcacatacatagagacagagtgcacagagtgaattgaagaggatgggatcatatcttaaaaaaaaatgaaatcaagcagtgagagagaaagatattgggaggagaaagggagaaatggaatggggcaaattatgtctcataaaagaggcaagcaaaagactcattagtggaagaataaagaggggaggtgagagaaaaacatgaagtctactctcatcacattccactaaaagaaagaataaaatgcacactcattttggtatgaaaacctatcttacaatacaggaaagtgggggataaggggataagcagggtgggggtgatgttggaagggagggcatggggaggagagtgcaatttgaggtcgacgctcatggggagggataggatcaaaagagaatagaagtaatgggggacaggataggatggagggaaatatagttagtcctatacaacacaactattatggaagtcatttgcaaaactacacagatttggcctatattgaattgcttgccttccaaagggaaggggtggagagggaaggaggtaaagaagttctaactcaaagtgttaggatcaactgtcgagtaatgttcttgccactaggaaaaaagaaatacaggtaaaggggtatagaaagctatctggccctacaggacagaagagaagacggagacaagggcagagagggatgatggaagagagagcagattgttcaaaggggcaattagaatgcttggtgtttggggggggataaaaggggagacaatttgtaacccaaaattttgtgaaaatgaatgttaaaagttaaataaataaatttaatttaaaaaaaagaaaagatgggaataatcaaTGTTGGATTGGTTTGGGAAAGACAGGCACTCTTGGTAGATCTATGAATTAGTATAACcactctggaaagaaatttggaattggagtaaGACTgacttaaatattttaaaaatacacctAAATCACAAATAGCTCAAATATAGGGGGAGATTGCTCTTACTCACCAAAATTTTCAtagcaaaatttttttaataattgaaaaGAATGAATAGGGTCACCATTTGGGAAATTTAATAAATTGtgaaaaatgattataataatgacATGAAGACTACAAAGAAGTATGACACAACCTATATGAAAGTATGCAAGATGTAATACACAAAACTATAtaccaaaaataaaactatattccaaagacaacaatgaaagtggagaatggaaaaaagagCCTGTGCACTATAAATATAAAGATCAAACTTTCCActgacatatgaaaaaaatgcaccAGCTTCCATTCTTTGAAGAGGTGGCACACTATGAATGGAAAACTTATTGTGACACTTGGTTGATATCTTGGCTAGCTCCTCTGATTTGTTCccccttttgtttttattctttgttactgGGGATGACTCTCTTGGTAGAGGGTGGGGAGAAATGCATTTGTAAATGActgttatgtaaaaacaaaacatagcaagattttttaaaattatacctaTGCATACGTGAAATGTACTGCTTTAGTACATTCTTCTTCAGAAAACTTCGTTTTAAAACTGGATAAGACCTGTCAGGGTCTCTATAGAAGGGACATCTATTCTGAATCTACATGGACTTACGGTCTCTAGGGTACTTGCAGTTTCTGAAATGCTTAGATTCTGTGAGAGTCCACAAATCTTTAAGCAGTTTTTTTTCTGACAGTACCATAATTTAAGGTAGAGGCAGCTCATGGAACAGTTGATAAAAgaataggcctggagtcaggaagatctgagatcgaATAAGTACTCACATACTTCAGATACTCCTTTCTAAATTTCAAAACATTTTGCTGCAGGATTGATATGGTAGAACTGATTAGCAAACAAAAATCTCTAAATTAAATTGTGAACTgagttacatttaaaaaaaataaaatgctaatgaAATTTTTATGATGGGATATATTACATGTAGCAAAGTCTGAAGTGTGATTATTGAATCACATtaaataaatggaatggaatggaatgaaatgcCACAAAAACTATAAAGAAACATGAGACAAATTACATGAATTGATAACAAGAGGAAGCCTGCCCAAGCTAGAGGAGCTAGAACCACTGAATAACAGATTTTGAAGGAAACTCTCATTATCTTTTCAAAACCTTAcctaaatattattatctctctaCTGCATCCCAGACAAGCAGTCGTCAAGTGGCTTGTCCAGCTGGAATATCTCCAGAATCAAGAATCATCCAATCTATTCTAtatttttggatagttctaattgttattAATTGAATACAAAAATACAGAAAGGGACACAGAAAAAATGGACCAGATTAGCTACTTAtgaatttatgtgtgtatatgaatatgtatgtatataagtatataaatatatatgttgtatacacatatgtgtgtacatacacacatgcatttgtATATACATTTGTAAACACGGAAAGTATGTATAAAACttagaaagaaaatttctttaaaataaaatggtaCTTAacagacctcagtttcttaaaaaaaaatcttatgtgtgtatatatgtgtgtatttgctagtgattaagttcacaataaaaaaggaaaatattttaaaatgaaatttatctttcttttcagcAAAAATGTCTTACCGTTGAACTTTGAGTCATGAGATAACAGATCCATAGCTGCAAAACACCAcagaggttttattttttcaggtgaagaaattcaaTGCCAGGAAGTaaaatggcttgcccaaagtcacacaaatttcAGAAGCAGGATTGAAACTCAGTCTCTTTGACTAGAGACAATCCTCTTTCCCATATACCACACTCCAGCTATTGGTCCTAGTTTGCCCTCTGAAGCTAAAcagaattcaattcagtaaaaGTTTAAGAAAGCTCTATGTGCAGAGCTCTGTGCTCAGTGCTTGGAAAATACAAATGCTGGATCAAATATATTTGCTACCCTGATGGAGCTCATTGTCTAGTAACAGGCTAAGTCTACTTCCTCTTCCatgcaaatatttgaagacactGAGAATGATCCAGACCAAGACTTCTCTTCTTTCAACCAAACATCTGGTATGAAATTTTTATACAATATCATCCTCCTGGTCACCTTCCCCTGGATCAGTTTTAGCTTTAAAGTatcactcttaaaaattataatcagaTTTGTATACAGTATtccaaatatgattttatttgaaaaaaagaaaagcaaaagtgaCTACGGTGATTGTCTCTCTTTTACCAAACATTGTGCTTTTTGCCTTGCTCTAGGCAATATGAGTTTACATCTCTGATTTCAAAGATACCATTTCACCTTTTCATAAtaccaaaatattgaaaaaaatgtgtCTGGGATTAAATTCAAATGAAATCTCAATTCATTTTATCCTGAGGTAGGTTATGCATTCAGTGGTTTCTTCTCAGAATTGGGGTTACTAAAATCATCTaatcaatgaaaaaacatttaacacctactatgtagcATGCACTATCTTAAGCACCAGGGATATGAACACAGAAATGACAGTGTCTTCtctccttaaggagcttacatactAAGAAAAGATACAACATGTTTgcacagaatatatatatatatatatatacataaatacacacagacacacacacatatgaatataatgtgtgagtgtgggtgtatatatatatatgtgtgtgtacgtatatatgtgtgtatgtgcatacatagacatatgtgtatatatgtatatatatgcgtatatgtatacagagaaagagagtttTAAAAGCAAGTCAGCTAACATTTAACATTCAATGAACTAGCAGttgtaagtacctactatgtgtcaggtgctatgctaagccTTGGGAGCTAGCATAGCAGCTGGGTTGATGGAGATGAGAAAAGGTGTAATGTAGAAGGTGGTGACTAAGTTGatgtaaaaaagtaaaatatggaTTTCAGGAGGTTGAAATGAGGacagagcatttcaggcatgtggAAAATCTAATATAAAGGCACTGAGAGATAATATTAAGCATATGGTCTGAATAACAAAAAGCAGTAAGACTGCAGAGAATTGTGGAAGAGTGCAGTGCATAAGAATATAAAAGTAAGAAGGGACCATTGAAATGAATTCTTCATCTTTGCTTACTTGTtgaatttatgtttcaaatttccttctctctccccaacaaGGATGGAGACTTGGCAATATCAATCTTTACAGGTAAGACAGAAGAGATTCATAACTTTATTAATTTACGAACACACATTGGGCAAGAAAGTACAGACAGAGAATAAAGCAAAACCTCTACAGAATAAATAACAAGTCTCAAAGAGCTACCAGGTCACAGAAACAAGGAGAAATCCCTTAGTGTTAAGGCTTCCTTTGGGAATATGATTCCACCTAGGCTGACTCAtggctctttacaaatattcacCATTCTGGGAACCCAATGGAAACATCCACAGGTTTGTGCCCACCACTCTGTGAAGAAGTTTCCTATTTATTCACCTTCCCACTGGATGATAACAGTGAGTGTATTAGAGTGCTAAGAATATCCATTAACACTGGAAGGTTGAAGAAACTcagtcacatttttaaaatcttaaagtgAGATATTAAACTGGAAGAATTTCTTATGAGCAAATTTTAAAACGACGAGTATTTTAAATGAACTTGAAGAGGTTAGGGGAGGAAACAGGTTAGAGGGAAAGAAACATTGCATCTAATATTAGAGGTACTGTGTTAGCattttggctctgctacttactatctatTACTTTGGCCAAaggacttaacttctctgtgcattggtttcctcacctgttaaactGGGGCATTGGAATTAGAAAACCATTATAGTCCtatccaattctaaatctatggatCTCCTCTTTTAAGGCCTTGAAAAAGAAGAGATCTTCATTTGTTACCTATGGTTTGGAAAGATCTTTTAGAGTCAAGGGATTAACTATGCATTTGTCCCATGTTTCTTTCAAATTTGattttacatttaaagaaaatctcaaaaagtTAGAAGGTAGACTTTGGTTGAATTGAATGATAGTTTAGTCTATTATAAATAGCTATTCAATAAAGGAATGGCCTTCCtcatgaagggaaaaaagaggaaaaagtaagcatttagtatgtgacaagtattgtgctaagcacttataCAAGGATTATCTCATTCAGTTCTCACAATAATCcagcaaggtaggtgctgttattatgcccttttaatagttgaggaaagtgaggtgcACAGATGTTAGGTgccatgcccagggtcatagagtgTGTAATATCTGAGTCCACATTTTAAGCTAAAAtttcctgttttcattttgttcctGTTGCCCCTATCTCTGCTCTCTGCAGTcaaggacaaacaaaaataaaaacaatcccttTCTTATACAGcatctcttcaaatatttaaatccATAGGAGtaagttagaaggaacctcaaagtTTATCCAGTCCAACCAAACACCTTAAGggttaaaaatgcaaaaattctTAGGTCTTTTCAAGCTGTTAATTTTTACGATGTTGTTGAAGAATGAAACATACAATTTCAGACATGGTTAATgtaggaaatttatttttctcatctacgTAAGAGGTGTTATTTGGGCTTTTTTGTAAATATATTACAAGCCACGTTagctattttgttaaatataaaagggttttttttttaatttttcttcagggtgggggagataaaaataaatacttctttttaaaaagaaaatttaataaataaaaataaggaaactctagagagtgacttgttcaaggttacataGGAACTAAGTAGCATACTATGTGACTCAGtagatcacttaaccctatttccttcagtttcctaatctgtaaaatgaactggagaaagaaatggcatactactccaatgtctttgcaaagaaaacctcaaatggggccatgaaaatTGGATGagattgaaatgactgagcaacaaaaaacaacaaagtttatatgttacatatatatatacatgtatgtatgtatgtgtatatatatacatgtatgtatgtgtatgtgtgtgtgtatatatatatatatatatatatatatatatatatatatatatatatatatatatatatatatatatatatatcttctagATGTTGAAGGTACCAGTATATCCTTCACACCGGAGGGAAGAAAAATTTTCCGAAGTTCCATGTTCCTATTGTGCTTAAAATCAGAGAGTTGTAGTGAGGAAATTTTAGACACTAAATGCCATTCCCATCTTCATTATGTGTCCTCCTCCATATAATATAGAGTACTTTAAAAAACTGACCTTTTCTATCTGGTTGAGGAGAAAAAACAtgtagaggaagggaaggaagaagaatttctggaagaaaaaaaactgtcaataaaaatttgaagatagaagaccaattaggaaaccAAACAGAATGTTTCATAGGGGAGGCAAGGAAGTTCCAGAAGGACCTGAGTGCTTGTgatgtaacacacacacacatacacacacacacacacacacacacacacgtatacacacatgggggagagaaagaactagggaaggAGTATATAGGTCGAAGTGCAGCTATGTAACAGTGATAAATGAACctaaaattaataaaaggtttttttttctattttattgtattaCAGCTAAGCTTCTCTTTCTAGGGCATCCTGTTACAAAAGACTTTTTTCTCCATAATCATCATGTCTTACTATCCTAATGCAACTTCCACATCTTTGGTGTTCCTCTTGACTGGTGTTCCTGGGCTTGAAGATGCTCATGCCTGGACCTCTATCCCTTTTTGCTGTCTCTATCTAACAGCCCTCTCTGGGAATGGAATGATCTTGTTTGTAATTATCACTGAGTCAAGCCTCCATGAACCAATGTACTATTTCCTTTCCATGCTGTCTACTACTGATCTGGGCTTGTGCATTTCTACATTGGTCACTATGCTAGGCATATTCTGGTTTAATACCAGAGAGATAAGTTTTAATGCTTGTGTAGCCCAGACATTCTTCATTCAACTCTTCACTGTGATGGAATCCTCGGTGCTTCTGGCCATGGCCTTTGATCGTTTTGTTGCCGTCTGTAACCCCCTGAGATATGCCACCATCTTAACAGACTCCTGCATCATCAAAGTTTGGTTGACGATCCTCTTTAGAGGGACAATCATATTAATGCCTCTGGTACCGCTTCTGAAGCGCCTGTCCTTCTGCCGTAGCCGTGTGCTATACCATTCCTATTGCTTCCATCCCGACATAATCCAGCTATCTTGTTCAGACAATAAGGTCAACAGTGTGCTTGGACTAACTGCCCTCATCATCACTGCAGGGGTAGATTCTGTCTTTATCTTGCTTTCCTATGTTCTGATCATTAAGACCGTCCTAAGCATTGCCTCTCCAGAGGAGCGACACAAGGCTTTTAGCACATGCATATCCCACATTGGTGCTGTAGCCATCTTCTACATCCCCCTAATCAGCTTGTGTTTTGTCCACAGATTTGGGAAACGTGCCCCTccatatgtacacacactcaTGGCAAATGTGTACCTACTCATTCCTCCTGTTATGAATCCCATTATCTACAGTATGAAGGCCAAACAGATTCGCAAAGCCATTCACAAAGTTCTCCTCAAAGGAAGTCAGGCTTGATACTAATTTCTTCCCCATATTAGCAAAGGAGTTTGAGCTTCCAAAGTCATCAAGCATATTTGCCCAGCTATGAATTCTCATTGACCAAGGGTTCTAGGGAAATACTATGTAATCTCTATTCAGAAATGAGGCCTCGATGTACCTCGGAGTAGAATGTCACAAAATGTTTTTCTCCTGTTATTGACAAGACTGATGTAAggaataaacaaagaaaagaaatgtttaaataaCAGGACTTATAATAAAGGTCTGCACATAGAATGACAACAGCCCAAGTCAATATGTTTACTCTACGATAAAGTCCAAACTCATTAATCTAGCATTCAAAAGTCAACATTTTGCAGAGTGTCTGGTACATtgtaggtatttattaaatgctatttGCATGACAAAATCATCTACAATCTAGTAATCTATATGTCTCATGTGAAATAATTGTGCATCAGGAAGTCACTAAAACTGCCttcttattcatatttattttctctctctcacacacacacacacagacacatagacacacacacacatacacacacacacacacacacacacacacacacacacacacacacacgcatgcaacagtgctgggtctggagtcaggaagacctgaattcacatccagcCTAATATATTTAAAAGTCGTATAATtttcagcaagtcatttgacctctgtgtACCTGTTTATTCAGCTccaaaatatggaaaataataacactgacctcccagaattgttataaagatcaaatgagataatatctgtaaagtgctcagTGCTATGCCTGGCACAAAAATAAGTGCTTTATATacgcttatttccttccttcctctatctaCCACACAAGGTAGCCCTTTATGACTTTTAACGTGTTATTTAAATGTGACTTACTGATAAAACTACTACATATCATACAGGGAAACAAGAAATTGGATCTGGTATCAGAAGGTCTGCTTCAAATCAGTTTGCTGCTATGTACTCACTTTCttggtttcaatttcctcctaaTGTAAATGAGAGAGATGAGCCAATCAAttgattaacaagcatttattaagaacctaatctgtgccaggcactgtgttaactgccaaggacacaaagacaaaagtttaaaattttctgtcctgagggaacttacattcttttctctccaaTCACCAAAAAATTTTTGCCTTTTGATTTTGCTCcaactgaaagaaaaaaggaaggaaagaaggaaggaaggaaggaaggaaagaaggaaggaaggaaggaaggaaggaaggaaggaaggaaggaaggaaggaaggaaggaaggaaggaaggaaggaaggaaggaaggaaggaaggaaggaactgaggTAGCACATAAGCATAGTTAAGTAATATAAATTCCTACATTAGTAACATCCAAAAAGGTGGTTCTTGCTCTGTATATTAGTTCATCAtctctctttcatgaggtgagcAGTATG
Proteins encoded:
- the LOC140507617 gene encoding olfactory receptor OR51C1-like, yielding MSYYPNATSTSLVFLLTGVPGLEDAHAWTSIPFCCLYLTALSGNGMILFVIITESSLHEPMYYFLSMLSTTDLGLCISTLVTMLGIFWFNTREISFNACVAQTFFIQLFTVMESSVLLAMAFDRFVAVCNPLRYATILTDSCIIKVWLTILFRGTIILMPLVPLLKRLSFCRSRVLYHSYCFHPDIIQLSCSDNKVNSVLGLTALIITAGVDSVFILLSYVLIIKTVLSIASPEERHKAFSTCISHIGAVAIFYIPLISLCFVHRFGKRAPPYVHTLMANVYLLIPPVMNPIIYSMKAKQIRKAIHKVLLKGSQA